From the genome of Vicia villosa cultivar HV-30 ecotype Madison, WI linkage group LG2, Vvil1.0, whole genome shotgun sequence, one region includes:
- the LOC131653248 gene encoding protein COFACTOR ASSEMBLY OF COMPLEX C SUBUNIT B CCB2, chloroplastic-like isoform X1, with protein MNSITILSLKPCIHHTKLLFPKSLSTKSTTILRANLQPPNSTNTTQQQQQQQQLNLSVLRFTLGIPGFDESYLPRWIGYAFGSLLILNHFLGSDSTTITPPQLRTEVLGLSLASFSILLPYLGKFLKGAQPVDQTTLPDGTQQIFVMSTDIADGLKEDLAWTSYILLRNTNAIAALVQPLSIYLILKQFQCVQLIFIQGEICARGYWNVIDDSSKETLLEQFRNKIEISGLNDLKEAVYFPQDADSEFQDLVPKGARSLLVQPILQVSMESATDSKKPAGFILLVSTSRYAFSIKDRGWIAAVANKLRGNSIIKL; from the exons atgaacaGCATAACAATTTTATCATTGAAACCCTGTATTCATCACACCAAACTTCTATTTCCCAAAAGCCTCtccacaaaatcaacaacaatactTCGTGCAAATCTTCAGCCACCCAATTCCACCAACACAACCCAgcagcagcagcaacaacaacagctCAATCTCTCTGTTCTCCGCTTCACGTTAGGGATACCTGGGTTTGATGAATCTTACTTGCCTAGATGGATTGGTTACGCTTTTGGTTCTCTTCTCATCTTAAATCACTTCCTTGGTTCTGATTCTACCACTATTACACCACCTCAGCTT AGAACAGAGGTTTTGGGTCTGTCTTTGGCTTCCTTCTCAATTCTGCtgccttaccttggtaaatttcTCAAG GGTGCTCAACCAGTGGATCAAACAACTCTACCAGATGGAACACAACAAATATTTGTCATGTCAACCGATATAGCGGATGGTCTGAAGGAAGACCTAGCTTGGACATCATATATTTTGCTGCGTAATACAAATGCCATAGCTGCG tTAGTTCAACCGTTATCCATTTACCTTATTCTCAAACAATTCCAATGTGTTCAGCTCATTTTTATTCAAGGAGAAATATGTGCAAGGGGCTACTGGAACGTAATCGATGATTCCTCAAAAGAAACTCTTCTTGAACAGTTTagaaacaaaattgaaatttCTGGCCTCAATGATTTGAAGGAGGCCGTATATTTTCCACAAGACGCAG ATTCTGAATTTCAGGATCTTGTACCTAAAGGGGCTCGCTCTCTTTTGGTGCAGCCAATATTACAAGTTTCTATGGAGAGTGCTACCGATTCGAAAAAACCGGCAGGATTTATTCTGCTGGTCTCGACCTCGAGATATGCATTTAGCATTAAAGACAGAGGCTGGATTGCAGCTGTGGCCAACAAGCTTAGAGGTAATAGTATTATCAAGCTGTAG
- the LOC131653248 gene encoding protein COFACTOR ASSEMBLY OF COMPLEX C SUBUNIT B CCB2, chloroplastic-like isoform X2 translates to MNSITILSLKPCIHHTKLLFPKSLSTKSTTILRANLQPPNSTNTTQQQQQQQQLNLSVLRFTLGIPGFDESYLPRWIGYAFGSLLILNHFLGSDSTTITPPQLRTEVLGLSLASFSILLPYLGKFLKGAQPVDQTTLPDGTQQIFVMSTDIADGLKEDLAWTSYILLRNTNAIAALIFIQGEICARGYWNVIDDSSKETLLEQFRNKIEISGLNDLKEAVYFPQDADSEFQDLVPKGARSLLVQPILQVSMESATDSKKPAGFILLVSTSRYAFSIKDRGWIAAVANKLRGNSIIKL, encoded by the exons atgaacaGCATAACAATTTTATCATTGAAACCCTGTATTCATCACACCAAACTTCTATTTCCCAAAAGCCTCtccacaaaatcaacaacaatactTCGTGCAAATCTTCAGCCACCCAATTCCACCAACACAACCCAgcagcagcagcaacaacaacagctCAATCTCTCTGTTCTCCGCTTCACGTTAGGGATACCTGGGTTTGATGAATCTTACTTGCCTAGATGGATTGGTTACGCTTTTGGTTCTCTTCTCATCTTAAATCACTTCCTTGGTTCTGATTCTACCACTATTACACCACCTCAGCTT AGAACAGAGGTTTTGGGTCTGTCTTTGGCTTCCTTCTCAATTCTGCtgccttaccttggtaaatttcTCAAG GGTGCTCAACCAGTGGATCAAACAACTCTACCAGATGGAACACAACAAATATTTGTCATGTCAACCGATATAGCGGATGGTCTGAAGGAAGACCTAGCTTGGACATCATATATTTTGCTGCGTAATACAAATGCCATAGCTGCG CTCATTTTTATTCAAGGAGAAATATGTGCAAGGGGCTACTGGAACGTAATCGATGATTCCTCAAAAGAAACTCTTCTTGAACAGTTTagaaacaaaattgaaatttCTGGCCTCAATGATTTGAAGGAGGCCGTATATTTTCCACAAGACGCAG ATTCTGAATTTCAGGATCTTGTACCTAAAGGGGCTCGCTCTCTTTTGGTGCAGCCAATATTACAAGTTTCTATGGAGAGTGCTACCGATTCGAAAAAACCGGCAGGATTTATTCTGCTGGTCTCGACCTCGAGATATGCATTTAGCATTAAAGACAGAGGCTGGATTGCAGCTGTGGCCAACAAGCTTAGAGGTAATAGTATTATCAAGCTGTAG
- the LOC131653248 gene encoding protein COFACTOR ASSEMBLY OF COMPLEX C SUBUNIT B CCB2, chloroplastic-like isoform X3, protein MNSITILSLKPCIHHTKLLFPKSLSTKSTTILRANLQPPNSTNTTQQQQQQQQLNLSVLRFTLGIPGFDESYLPRWIGYAFGSLLILNHFLGSDSTTITPPQLRTEVLGLSLASFSILLPYLGKFLKGAQPVDQTTLPDGTQQIFVMSTDIADGLKEDLAWTSYILLRNTNAIAALVQPLSIYLILKQFQCVQLIFIQGEICARGYWNVIDDSSKETLLEQFRNKIEISGLNDLKEAVYFPQDAGSCT, encoded by the exons atgaacaGCATAACAATTTTATCATTGAAACCCTGTATTCATCACACCAAACTTCTATTTCCCAAAAGCCTCtccacaaaatcaacaacaatactTCGTGCAAATCTTCAGCCACCCAATTCCACCAACACAACCCAgcagcagcagcaacaacaacagctCAATCTCTCTGTTCTCCGCTTCACGTTAGGGATACCTGGGTTTGATGAATCTTACTTGCCTAGATGGATTGGTTACGCTTTTGGTTCTCTTCTCATCTTAAATCACTTCCTTGGTTCTGATTCTACCACTATTACACCACCTCAGCTT AGAACAGAGGTTTTGGGTCTGTCTTTGGCTTCCTTCTCAATTCTGCtgccttaccttggtaaatttcTCAAG GGTGCTCAACCAGTGGATCAAACAACTCTACCAGATGGAACACAACAAATATTTGTCATGTCAACCGATATAGCGGATGGTCTGAAGGAAGACCTAGCTTGGACATCATATATTTTGCTGCGTAATACAAATGCCATAGCTGCG tTAGTTCAACCGTTATCCATTTACCTTATTCTCAAACAATTCCAATGTGTTCAGCTCATTTTTATTCAAGGAGAAATATGTGCAAGGGGCTACTGGAACGTAATCGATGATTCCTCAAAAGAAACTCTTCTTGAACAGTTTagaaacaaaattgaaatttCTGGCCTCAATGATTTGAAGGAGGCCGTATATTTTCCACAAGACGCAG GATCTTGTACCTAA